TTTGGAAGTTACCTCCCTATCTGCTGACTTCTCATTACGGAAGGTGAGGCTTTAACTCCCTTTCACCTCCTCTCCAACACACAGCTCCTGTACCCCGATCCTTTCCATATCGTTATTccgtgtttttatttattcactatttGTTGTTTACATTGTAGCAACTATGTAGACGATGTTTGCAGCTGAGCTGTGTAGTATACTGAGACTATACTGCCTTTCCTACACAGCTTTTTTGATTTCTCTAGAGTTAATAATTGTCTTATGTTTTCCTTTACttgattttctatgtttttatcccTATTTCAAGCCAAACTCTCTTCTGCTTATTTAAACATCCTCTCATTATGTTCAGACACATTGGTTTCGTCTTCTTGAGGGACTCTGTCCTTGCGCCTCCTCGCCTGCCCAGCCCGGACCAGCTACCCTCTGTTCCGGGTACACAGCTGCCACCCTGCAATCTTAATTTGCCTCTCTCCGTTGATTCTGTTTCCTGTACTCTCTGCTTGCTCTTTCTCACTTGCCTCCCTTGTTTTGGTAGAGCACATCTTCTAGTAGTTTCATGGGAAGATTGCATGGGAGgtaaactttttgatattttatagtctgaaaatatttttattctaacacCAGAAGTCtaggttgaaaataattttccttcagaattttgaaagcattgcTTAGTTTTCTTCTAGCTTCCCAGTGCTGCTGTTAAAACGTCCAAAACCATACTGATCCCCAATTTTTTATGTGTGacttgaggggtttttttttgtgttttgtttttttttgaggaagaatagccctgagctaactctaccaatccttctctttttgctgaggaggactggccctgagctaacatctgtgcctgtcttcctctgcttgatatatgggacacctgccacagcatggcttgccaagcggtgccatgtctgcacctgggatcggaaccagtgaaccccggcccactgaagcagaacatgtgcacttaacctctgcgccactgggccagccccttgagtgggttttttttagtccttttttcttttttgccagtTTAGTGGAATTTCAGGAGAGAATGAAGGGAAATGCTTATCCTCAACccactatcatttaaaaaaatatactatttttggaacttattttttaactttataatgaACAATGTtccatgtcatgaaatattctacAGTATCATTTAATGGCTTCAGAGAGTGTGATTATTTCAACATAGCCCCCTACTGTtggtcacttaggttgttttcagtttttcattattatagataatattcaaataagaatttttttccagttaaattTTTGGATTCATCCCTGATTATTTActagaataaatttctagaaacgtAATTGCAGGGTCAAAAGGATTCTGAGTATTTTGATACATATTACCAAATTATCCTTCCAAAAAGTTGTAGCAGTTCCCACCCCACCAGTAGAATATGAGAGAAGCGTTTTCTTACATCCTTGATCTTCCCCCATGCAcctgttctttgtttttatttcctttgctcagAATAGCATTTCATTTGAATGTGATTCAAcaacttgttttcttcttctagtgTCTCAAGATAGAATACATTTTTCAGTATGGAAAATAAGGTGTTCTTTATAGTTCTCTGCTTGGGAGTTTGGACATCTGAGTTCCAGTCTTGGTTTTACCTCTAAATTGATTTTAATCAATAATAGCTATGGTTATGATCTTCTACAAAAGTTAAGAGGAGGGTGGAGAAAACAATGAATATTAAACTCAAATAGCTGCAGCATTCTCAGTTTACTTCCAGTGTTTGTCAGTGTACATtactgtgttttatttcattgtaatcTGTGTTGTTTGAGTTTCTCCATTTTACGTGGTATGTCTGAGTGTTGTCTGCAGGCTGATTGACGTTAACCCCTTTCTGGTAGTCCGTGTATCCTACTGCATTCAAGGGCATCGTTTGCTTCTTATTCTCCTATTGCCTCAGTGTtcaataatctttttatttaatttagctATCTCTGTATCTgtcagtttattttcattttataactcATCAAAatcatctttataatttttttttctttcctatttccttgGGGGTATATTTCTCAAAGTAggattattaaaaattcaatgacCATATTCTTTGACTTAGTGAATCTTATTACATGTGGCCATATGGCTCTATTGTTAGGAGATGCCGATAGAATCAGTTGCTTtgtctctcttttgcttttactttctCTAACTTCATAACTGGGCAAAACAATGTCTATGGGACTCCTTTAGCATAGGGGTgctaataaaagtaaaaacatttagGAGTTGCTTGGAGGATAACTTGCTGCTTGTATGATATCATACCACCCAACAGCTAATGGGTGGCTCTCGCTAAAGTGGTTTCTTGTGGTTTTACAGTGTGCAGTCAACCACTGGGGTGTGGCTGCAGTTCACCAATGTGGGATGATGTGTTCATATGATAAGACggataaataatattttccttcagGGTGAAAGAGACCATGgagtatctattatgtgccaTGTAAATATTCTCTTAACAGACCTAGGAGGGAAGATAGTACTTCTGCTTCATGGGTGAGGGGAGTATAGTTCACagaagttaattaacttgctcACAGAAGTTAATTAATTTGCTCAAGGGCAGACAGTAAACAGCTGAGCCAGAGTGCATGCGGAGGTCTATTTGACTCAATGGCCATACTCTTTTCCTTCTACCACAGTGATTGCCTGCTGTGAGAAGGGATCTGTAAGTCAGGGTTTAAGTGTACTCCATAAGTACCCTGTTTATTGTCTTTGCAGAAACTGGGTAAAGGTAGAAAATGTTAAGTCATGTCCAACTCTTTCTTTGTAACAGACAATGAACCAAGCCAAGTCTCAGAGCCCAAGAAGACTTTGTCACCAACTCGTGCAGCAGAACCAAGTCAGGTGGTAGATCCAAAACAGGTGCCCCAAGaacttcaggaaaagaaaatccaggtGCTTGAGGAGAAGATTCTCCGACTCACAAGGACAGTTCTTGATCTCCAGTCTTCCATCGCTGGAGTGAACGAAAACCTCAAACATGCCATTCAGGACGATGCTAGCAAAATGCTGGCATCATGGCTCAGTAACCTGCACCCCCAGCCGGTGCCTGACAGTGCCATGGGTGGAGATACAGAAACCATCCAGCTTCCTGGTGTCCTCAACAATAAGGAATCTGGCATGAAGGACATCCAGTCTGAACTGGCTGAAGTCAGGGATGCTCTTAAGACCAAAAGTGACAAGCTGGAAGAGCTGGATGGGAAAGTGAAGGGTTATGAAGGGCAGCTCAAACAGCTCCAGGAGGCTGCCCAGGGCCCAACGGTCACCATGACGACTAACGAACTCTACCAAGCCTATGTGGATAGTAAGATTGATGCCCTGAGAGAGGAGCTCATGGAGGGAATGGACAGAAAGCTGGCCGATCTAAAGAACACATGTGAGTACAAGCTGGTTGGTCTCCAACAGCAGTGTGATGACTATGGGAGCAGCTACCTGGGAGTGATTGAGCTTAtaggagagaaggaaacaaacctgagaaaagaaataaatgaacttcGAGCCCGTCTACAGGATCCTTCAGCCCGGTCAAATTGCTGTGACAGTGAAAAGAACGGTGACTTTGGACAACAGATCAAGATGTTAGACCAGAAAATTGAAAGAGTTGCCGAAGCCACCAGAATGCTGAATGGACGACTGGACAATGAGTTTGACCGCCTTGTAGTTCCAGAAGCAGATGTAGACTTTGATGCAAGATGGAATGAGCTAGATGCAAGGATCAATGTGACAGAGAAGAACGCAGAAGAACATTGTTTCTACATTGAAGAAACCCTTCGGGGGACCATTAATGGAGAGGTAGATGACTTGAAGCAACTACTTGATCAGAAAATACAGTCTCTGGAAGAGCGGCTAGGGAGCGTTCTCCTAGAGATGGCCAACAGCACTGATGCAGAACTCACTGCCCCAGCGTCCGCTCTACCAGGTGTTTCAGGGGCTGGGCATGAACAGGTCATGATGGAATTAAGCCACTTAAAGAACAAAGTGAAagttgttgaggatatttgcctGCAGAACTTCCAGGGGGAGCCTCATGGGATAGAAGGTACTTTGCCAAGTGGAGAAGACCACACAATGGGTAATAGTTTGAGCCTTTTGAAATCTCTAAATGACACGATGCATAGGAAGTTTCAAGAAACTGAACATAGCATCCAGAAACTTCAACaggattttagttttctttactCTCAACTAAACCACACAGAAGATGATGTGAATCATCTTCAGAAGGAGCTGAGCAGCTGTAGAGAGGGTAGAAACACTGGAGTGGATGGGTTTTCTAAGGAAGATGAGCAAGAAAGGACAGTGGAGCCCCTCCCGTCTCCCCAGGACCCCATGGCTCATTGCTGCAGCCAGTTGGAGGAGAGGTGGCAGAGGCTGCAAGGCCAGGTCCTCTCTGAGCTGGACACTTGTAAGGAAAATACACATGGGGTCCAGAGGGAGGTCTCCGTGGTTGAGGGCAGGGTGTCTCATATGGAGAAAACTTGTAGCAAACTGGATTCCATCTCTGGAAGTCTTCAGAGAATCAAGGAAGGGCTCAACAAGCATGTCAGCAGCCTGTGGAGCTGCATCAGGCAGATGAATGGGACACTCCGGTCACATTCCAGAGACATTGCTGGCCTGAAGAATTCCATCCAGCAGTTCTATAGCCACGTTTTCCAGATTTCTACTGACTTGCAAGATCTGATCAAATTTCAACCATCAGCAAGTAAGTTGGCCTTTACAATTCCATTTCTGTATTTGTTTGCCACATGTATTATGCTAGATTTTGGATGGTGTGTGGAATTAACTAAATTACATCAGTGCTACCCAAAGTGTGGTTCATAGATTGGTGCCAGTTAGTGAATCATTTGCTGCTGGCTAGCAATGAGATCAATACCAACATCGAGAGTATGTgtttacaaacttttaaaatagttggATATCACTGTAGCATTGAAGCACGTGATCTGTGCATTTTACAAAAGTATCAGTTCAcaacaaaatgaaagtaaaaaagcaaaactcGTCCTTCACCACAGGGAGATGGAAAAATGTTGATCTCCACTATGATGTTGGCGAGCTTAGAGTTGGGGTCAGAGTTTTGGCACAGCAGCTTGGGGCCATGGATCTTGTTGTCCCGTCCTCTACCTAGAGAATCGCCTGCATACATCTCCATTCACCTGTCCACAAGCATCGCTTTTTGTTTGCTGTGTCATTATAATCtttgtcatcatcatctttgGGCCATCTCCTATTCCCTAAAATCTAGGGCCTTGATGTTGGCAGATAGAATGCTGTCATGTTCTTTTCCAAGACAGAGACAGGACTGTGGACAAAAGCATCTTAGGGACAGTAACTGTTTAAAGCCCCTTGGTACTTAGAACAAGGAAGCTTATCAGTCAGTCTCAGGGCAATGCTCGCTACATGTTAGACACGCAATGAACGTTTGTTGAAGGAATGGTCCCTTAATAGTATTGAGCAGTATATTCAAcaaagttaatttctttcttacttGGGGGTTCAGCACATCATCCCTGAAGGACAGAGCTTCTCTTAGACTGGATTCTTATGTTTAGGTAGCCTCAATGATGAGCCAGCCTTTTCTaatggaggcaggaagggaaagagaatgagaagggagcccacatttattgagcactctcTGTGTACCAGCACTGGGCTAGTCCCTTTAGGGACATGTCTTAGAGCCCCACAACAACCTCATAGGGAAGGCACACTGCCTTCTTGAGGAAtgtgtccagggtcacacagctgggaagtggcggAGCCAGGATGGGAGCACTGGGTGGGCTGCATGCAAGAATCATTGTCTTCCAGTACAGCACACATCTCCTTTGTGTCTCCCAGAGTTGAACACAGACTTGCTGGGTCCATAAGGACTTGTTGCCTAGGACCCCACTCCCTGACCTGCCTCTCcctatttacttttttcctctcctcccacttgGGTCTTTATTACCTTTTGCACCTTGCTTGGCTCCAGGTGACAAAGGCCCTTACACATTGAGATGAGATTTCATGGCCTGGTGTGAGCACACAGGGTTTAATGATCAGGTCCCGGCTGAGACATGAAacccagggaggggaggctggagctTGAAAGGCAGATGAGCCCTGGCCAGGGAGAGCCAAGGCCAGGTCCCTAGGAGGCGTGGGGACAGTCTGAGATAGTCAGGTGGGTAAATGGTTTGGATGTTCCAGAGATAAGGAGTTTGTAGATAAGGAGTTACCCTGGCCTCACCCCAGTGTCAAGCCCACCATACCACACTATTTAtaaccctcccctcctccccaggcccatGCAGCTCCTGTATCTCTGGAATGTTGAGTAAAGGTCACAAGACTATGTGTGTGTTCATAGAATGATTGTCCCTTGTAGTGACAGTGCTGTCTGGACTGTGCTTTATAACAACAGATTGAACCAGATATTCCAGTTGATTGCAACTCTCAGGCAGTGTGGGAAGCTGTGTTAACCCTTTCCTGCTCTTCTGTTGAAGTAAGAATTGGAGGTGAATGCCTTAAAGAGAATGTGACATCCGAAGGTTATCCTTTTGGAATGAACTCATTGTTGTGAATGTAGAATGCTGGACTTTTAGGAATTTCGTTGATTGAAAAGAGCCAAAAATAACCAAGCAGAGCCTTGTCCGTCCTTGTATGGCATCCAAGTCTAGGAGATCTGGAGCCTGAGTATCAGAGGTCCATGGGCGAATCTGGAGTTAAGGTCACAGTGAAAGTCACTCATTGACCAGTTAAAAGTCAacagaacatttattgagtgcctactaagtgCAAGACTCTGTGAGGGATGTAGAGACGAGTAGCACGATCCTCATTCTTAAGGCATTTTCCATCACAGTGGTAAAGAGACACACAGGTCTTCAGAGCGAATGAATGAGATGGTACGCAAAGGTCCACTGAGTAGTGTGGGGTTTGTTCTTTTAGTTCATAGGATCTTATTGAGCTCCTCTTGTGTGGTAGGTCTGAGCTGTGTGTATGGAGTATGTGGATGACAATGCATATGACAGTGACAGTCTGAGGGGGAACCAGCAAGCAGCCAGATGGTCATGGGAATGGAGTGTGCATAGGCACATTGGGCATGTGGAGAAGCACCTGTGGCCGCTGTGGAAGTTGGGTGGGGGCTTCTCAGAGGATGGTGCCCCTGAGCCAAGCCTTCACAGTTGATTTGGTTGAGAGTTCAGAGGCTGGCAGGGTGAGGTGTGAGGTGGAGTGATACGAGAAACTTCTGGAAGGAGGTATTACTAGAGCTAATAATTGAGGATGGGTAGGTTCAGAAAAGCAGGAGTGGAGGGCGTACCTGGTGAGGAGTTGGTGTGAAGGGATCAGTTATTTATTGATGTGTGACAGCCTACCCCAaatcttggtggcttaaaacaacaaaagatgTATTATCTTCCATTATTCTATGGGTCAGGAACTCGGGCAGGGCTTGGCTTGGCGGTTCTTCCGCTCCATTTGGCATCAGCTTGAGTTACCCACTTGGCTGCAATCAGCTGGCGGTTGGGCCCGGCTGGGCTGGAAGGTCCAGGGAGACTTCAGTCACATGTCTCATGCCTTGTGGTTCCTCCACAtggccattttctctctctccacgtggctaacttgggcttcctcacagcacggTGGTCTCAGGGTCCTCAGATTTATTACATGGCGACTGGCTCATAAGGGAAAGTGGAAGCTGTTGGGCCCCTTTCTGGCTAGGCCTGGAGCTGGCATGGTGTCCCTTCTGCATATTCcactggtcaaagcaagtcagCTCTTGAAGGGTGATGTGGCTTGTGTGTGTCAGGAGGCAAGGAGTATTAATGCTAGTCATCCTATCTCCCACAGCGAGCAAAGGTCCAGAGGTGAGGATGCATATGTAGTGTGCCGTAGCCAGTAACCAGATTGCTGGACCAGGGATGCAGACCCTGGGGTTTCTTTCTACTCAGTCCACTGCCCTGTTCACAGATCACGTTCTTTCCTTCAGAAGCATCCCTAAGTGGGGCTGAATTATCCAGGAGGCAGCCAGTGGGGGCACAGAAGGGGATTCAGCTGATGCTCAAATAGATGCAAGTCTCTGTGCTATCCCTCCCATTAGTGCAATGTTCTTCCCTGTGGTTTAAAAGGGATTCTTGAGATTATATGCAAGTGTTTGGTTATATTTTTGGACAAAAGGTCCATGACTTTCatgcaggctcagagaggtgcctGACTTCCACAAGGTGAAGAACCATTGTATGTTCTTCACTGTCTCACCCTCAGTCAGTAAAGTAGGTGTGATACCCTCTCCTGGCCCTGGTACACTCCCACCcactcattccttcaacaaacatttactgagttgtGTCTAGTGCTGGAGTGTCAGCCCTCATGCATCTTACACTCTAGTGGGGAATTCAGAAGATGCATAGCCAAGCAAATAACAATTGGATTACAGCTAGTGATCAACGTGTGAGGAAAGATACAGCAGAGGAAGGTGATAGAGAATGGGGGAGTATATATTGGATGAGTGGTCAAGGAGGGCTGCTCAGTGGAGATGTCATTTGAACAGAGACATGAATAAGATCAGGGAGTGAGCCCTGCAGAGATCTGTGTGAAAAGTGTTCCACAGTatgttcaaaggccctgaggcaggaatgagttTGCCCTGTTTGAAACTCAGGATGCCAGTTTGATCAAGTCTGTGAGCAAGCGGGAAAGGCATAGGTGGTGAGGTCAAAGAGGAGAAGGAACCAGATTGTGTAGGATTTTATAGGCTCTGATATAGGATTTGGATCTTAAGTATCATGAGAAAATATTGGAGAATTCTGAGCTAGGAAGTGATTATTATTTCCCAGGTTTGCAATCCCAGCTGCTTCATActttctctgtgactttgggcaagttatctaCGTAATGCCTTGCTTTCTGCATCTACTAATtggaaattataataataatacctcaaAAAGTTGGTGTGATGATTAATATTCCTAAGTGGTGGAGTATTGAATAGTGCCTGGCCCTTGGtaatcactcagtaaatattacttCTACTATTACCCCCTGGGCCCCTATACTGGATGTTCACTCTGCTCCTGGCAGaactttctcccctttctcttcctacaAGCCCCCAGGCCTCCACCCTCAGAGGAGTGAGAGCGGGTCTGTCCACAGGGCAGCGCAGGATGGATTTCCCAGGGGTCAGGCTCGTGGCTGCTCTGAGGAATGCTCTAGATGGCCAGACAGGGGTTtcaccctcttcctctttctttttcttcttttctcagttGGGAGTCAGGTAGAAAGTGCACGAAGCCTAGAAATCTTCCCGTCCTAGCGTTCAGGATTCATGTCCAAATACTTTGAGAAGCTTGGCACTGAGGAATAAATTAGGTTCCAAATGACAGGGAGGTTCATGAGTCCTTTGTTCTTCTGTCTGATGTGGCCAGAAGGCTTCGGCCCTCTGTGCCTGGACACACTGGCTCCCGTTGTCACAGATGGCGGGGGCACCGGCCTTCACACCTTCTCAGCAGCGCCCCCTCCTCTTCTGCCCGGCTGGCACTGCAGCGTCACCAACAGCTTGGAGCAGGCTGAAGCCTCAGACGCTGATGCCCGTCCCAGCCTTGTCCCGGTCTGCCCAGCTGTGGAGCCCAGCTGGATCCAACTGTTCCTCTCACAGTTGGGGGAGAAGGGAGTTCCTGGTGTTGAGAAACCTGGGGCTCCCGCTGAGCCAAGATGGTGGGCAGAGGACTATTTCTGTGCATCGAGGAAGCTCTCTTCCCCATGTCACCGTTCCAAGAAGGGACATGCCTGCCTGGATGCCACAATATCGTTTGAACATACTCTCATGACAACAGCATTACTTCCTTTCTCAAATTTCCCATCTCTTTTGCTTATGTCTTAGGGTCATTTCTCATAGTACtttatattaataacaacatTTCATTTAGGCGTGTTGCAGATTTAAGAATTCCATCTTTATCAAGTTGCTTAATTTAAGCTTTGCTGTGAGAATGAAAAAGCACGGATTTCTCAAATAAGTATTACCATAAAGCCTGGCCAGGGGAACAGTGGCCTGATGCCAATGTGATGACAGTTTTGGCCCTCAGCTTAAATCGGCTGAATTTGGGGCCTGTTTAGGTCCAAGATAGTGTGACGGACGAAGTCAGAGTTTTACAAATATAGAGAGGCGAGCCAACTGCACACGCTCAGACCATGCTGACTCCTGACACTAAGCACTGTCACCCTGTGGATGTCTGGTTTTTGTAATGCTCTTTAGTGGGTGTAAGTAGCAGCCGATTTTCTCCATCTTAACGGTGAATTTAGAACTGCGGGGTCCTGAGAGCTGAGCTCTCTCATGGCTCCGTGCAAAAATCCtctgggagctttaaaaaaatgactccTGGGCTCACTCAGGAGGTTCCTGCTCACCAGGGAGGAGGTGAGACCAggaatttgtaattaaatttgaaattaaaaaacctCTAGCTCTGGTCtgggaagtggaaggaaggatACAACCGCCCCTGGCCAGGGGTGCCCTGAAAGCAGGGGAGAAGCAggcaggtgaggagaggagaaagaataaaatcaccGACTTTGACCTTGCACCACAAACAGAAGTGGGCCGCGTGTGATTGAGGCCAGTTACAGACTCTATTCTGTTTCAGTTGTTGATGTCTCTCCTTAcatcttgattactgcagctttacactaagtcttaaaatcaggaagCATAGATTCTCTGcatttccatatagattttagaatcagcttaggAATTTCTACCAACAAAAAAATTCCCATGGGATGCTGATGCTCAGCTAGGGAGGACCCCCTCTCTGATTCAGTGATTGCAAATTACCTTCCATTTCAAATGCATTGCCACAGATTGTAACACACGCCACTAAAGCCGGACCTCTGTTTCAGGGTTCTCTAGGTTGCATGTCTCAGAAATGTAGACCCATTTTCCCTGTTTAGCCCGATTCCATGGGCTTTCTGTGTGGTCCTGTCTGGACTGattttcttgctctgccctctcAAGGAAGAGTCGATGTGGCCCTTCTGTTATAACCAGCACAGCGCTCCCTCCTACGTgcttgaaggatatttttctcttcattccagCCAAAGCC
This genomic stretch from Equus przewalskii isolate Varuska chromosome 7, EquPr2, whole genome shotgun sequence harbors:
- the EMILIN2 gene encoding EMILIN-2 isoform X2, with the protein product MWHRTRPRPRAPWRWALALLALGGAGLCHAGSQPRQPARPSARNKNWCAYIVNKNVSCSVLEGSESFIQAQYNCAWNQMPCPSALVYRVNFRPRYVTKYKTVTQLEWRCCPGFRGGDCQEGPRDAVKTPRPTPARPRNSMKKATDNEPSQVSEPKKTLSPTRAAEPSQVVDPKQVPQELQEKKIQVLEEKILRLTRTVLDLQSSIAGVNENLKHAIQDDASKMLASWLSNLHPQPVPDSAMGGDTETIQLPGVLNNKESGMKDIQSELAEVRDALKTKSDKLEELDGKVKGYEGQLKQLQEAAQGPTVTMTTNELYQAYVDSKIDALREELMEGMDRKLADLKNTCEYKLVGLQQQCDDYGSSYLGVIELIGEKETNLRKEINELRARLQDPSARSNCCDSEKNGDFGQQIKMLDQKIERVAEATRMLNGRLDNEFDRLVVPEADVDFDARWNELDARINVTEKNAEEHCFYIEETLRGTINGEVDDLKQLLDQKIQSLEERLGSVLLEMANSTDAELTAPASALPGVSGAGHEQVMMELSHLKNKVKVVEDICLQNFQGEPHGIEGTLPSGEDHTMGNSLSLLKSLNDTMHRKFQETEHSIQKLQQDFSFLYSQLNHTEDDVNHLQKELSSCREGRNTGVDGFSKEDEQERTVEPLPSPQDPMAHCCSQLEERWQRLQGQVLSELDTCKENTHGVQREVSVVEGRVSHMEKTCSKLDSISGSLQRIKEGLNKHVSSLWSCIRQMNGTLRSHSRDIAGLKNSIQQFYSHVFQISTDLQDLIKFQPSARYPKSPPVASPGLPAPSLVSFSAGLTQKPFPSDGGVVLFNKVLVNDGDVYNPSTGIFTAPYDGRYLITATLTPERDAYVEAVLSVSNASVAQLHTAGYKREFLEYHRPQGALHTCGGPGAFHLIVHLKAGDGVNIVVTGGRLAHTDFDEMYSTFSGVFLYPFLSHL
- the EMILIN2 gene encoding EMILIN-2 isoform X1, whose translation is MWHRTRPRPRAPWRWALALLALGGAGLCHAGSQPRQPARPSARNKNWCAYIVNKNVSCSVLEGSESFIQAQYNCAWNQMPCPSALVYRVNFRPRYVTKYKTVTQLEWRCCPGFRGGDCQEGPRDAVKTPRPTPARPRNSMKKATDNEPSQVSEPKKTLSPTRAAEPSQVVDPKQVPQELQEKKIQVLEEKILRLTRTVLDLQSSIAGVNENLKHAIQDDASKMLASWLSNLHPQPVPDSAMGGDTETIQLPGVLNNKESGMKDIQSELAEVRDALKTKSDKLEELDGKVKGYEGQLKQLQEAAQGPTVTMTTNELYQAYVDSKIDALREELMEGMDRKLADLKNTCEYKLVGLQQQCDDYGSSYLGVIELIGEKETNLRKEINELRARLQDPSARSNCCDSEKNGDFGQQIKMLDQKIERVAEATRMLNGRLDNEFDRLVVPEADVDFDARWNELDARINVTEKNAEEHCFYIEETLRGTINGEVDDLKQLLDQKIQSLEERLGSVLLEMANSTDAELTAPASALPGVSGAGHEQVMMELSHLKNKVKVVEDICLQNFQGEPHGIEGTLPSGEDHTMGNSLSLLKSLNDTMHRKFQETEHSIQKLQQDFSFLYSQLNHTEDDVNHLQKELSSCREGRNTGVDGFSKEDEQERTVEPLPSPQDPMAHCCSQLEERWQRLQGQVLSELDTCKENTHGVQREVSVVEGRVSHMEKTCSKLDSISGSLQRIKEGLNKHVSSLWSCIRQMNGTLRSHSRDIAGLKNSIQQFYSHVFQISTDLQDLIKFQPSATEEPSEAPPPPRGKAPPAPWPSAPEEAPTEPPRPKLSPAPRPRPSEEPGQQLPAGQQPVLPKRPPPPLPPPLRPGWTGLPFLPGSTGVIMETGEAGPPGRMGVSGRGLPQGVDGQTGQRPVPSAEGVAGAPGYPKSPPVASPGLPAPSLVSFSAGLTQKPFPSDGGVVLFNKVLVNDGDVYNPSTGIFTAPYDGRYLITATLTPERDAYVEAVLSVSNASVAQLHTAGYKREFLEYHRPQGALHTCGGPGAFHLIVHLKAGDGVNIVVTGGRLAHTDFDEMYSTFSGVFLYPFLSHL